A stretch of Gemmatimonas aurantiaca T-27 DNA encodes these proteins:
- a CDS encoding WD40/YVTN/BNR-like repeat-containing protein — MVASRTLAWLAVPLAFPLVLPAAALLQPPAKPAAQPPARATSPAVAPRPALAPVTLDSAFLSQYRWRNIGPDRGGRSIAASGVKGRKNEAYFGATGGGLWKTIDAGENWFPVTDGHITSASVGAVAVSESHPDVVYIGMGESAIRGNIMPGDGIYKSSDAGKTWKHLGFRTVDAISKIRVHPTNPDIVFAAVLGKYSVPSEERGVYKSTDGGTTWKRVLFKDAKSGAVDIVLDRANPRVLYATLWEAYRKEYQMSSGGPGSGLYKSTDGGDTWTEITRASGLPSGLVGRIGVAVTAANPNRVYALIENENGGLFKSDDAGATWTLMNSDRNIRQRAFYYTHLYADHKNADRVYIQNVSFFRSDDAGKTITSIGQGSHADWHDLWVDPDDAEHLVAGNDGGGTVTFNGGKAYTAQDFPTEQWYHVITTKHVPFHVCGSQQDNSTLCTPMNWNMGRQNAEPGQEAQGGVAVSYQVGGGEPGYIAPDPLDLDVFYAGTNNGGYVDKFNKRTGLSREVNPYPWFYSGEPSKEIRERWQWTFPILFSQVDPKLLFVSSQRLWATRDGGRTWMNLSGDLTRHAPETQEKSGGPITGDMNGPEVYGTIFSVGPSKKDVNTIFTGSDDGLVFVTRNFGKTWTNITPKDMPDFGRVSQLDASSHDAGTVYMSVRRPLLNDRAPYIFKTTDYGRTWTKIVNGLGAEDYVHAVREDPTRRGLLYAATQHGVYISYDDGAQWQRLNLNLPDVPVADLIVERDELVIGTHGRGFWVLDNITPLRQATPTVLAASSHLYAPVTGLRSSPGVTLNWRFATKPKRAMLAILDSTGTVVREYTGDTATATAGAAGGRRRGTTATFPITAGLSRFTFDLRSTGLESFPGMILWGAGTAGPALPPGRYSVRLTADGQELKAPLTIRRSPLVADVTDADLRAQYAFGKKVRDKTNEAQRAVIEIRRVKDQLTDRLKRATDDAALKSKGEVLRTNASGVEENVYQVKNQSGQDPLNFPIKVNNRLANLLAMAERGDGTPGTYMPEILDILTKELAGYQRTLEQVWKTDLTAVNTELTRLKLPLLDPKCTVVTGCGATP; from the coding sequence ATGGTTGCTTCGCGAACACTCGCGTGGCTGGCCGTGCCTTTGGCATTCCCTCTGGTACTGCCCGCTGCCGCCCTTCTCCAGCCGCCGGCCAAGCCCGCGGCTCAACCGCCTGCACGAGCAACATCGCCTGCCGTGGCTCCGCGTCCGGCCCTTGCACCGGTCACGCTCGACTCGGCCTTTCTCTCCCAGTATCGCTGGCGCAACATCGGCCCTGACCGCGGTGGGCGTTCCATCGCGGCCAGTGGTGTGAAGGGACGCAAGAACGAGGCGTACTTCGGCGCAACGGGCGGCGGCCTCTGGAAGACCATCGACGCTGGCGAGAACTGGTTCCCCGTCACCGATGGTCACATCACGAGCGCATCCGTGGGGGCGGTGGCGGTGAGCGAGTCGCATCCGGATGTCGTGTACATCGGCATGGGTGAGAGCGCCATTCGCGGCAACATCATGCCGGGTGATGGCATCTACAAGAGCAGCGACGCCGGCAAGACATGGAAACACCTTGGCTTCCGCACGGTGGATGCGATCTCGAAGATTCGCGTGCATCCCACCAACCCCGACATCGTTTTTGCGGCGGTGCTTGGCAAGTACAGTGTGCCCAGTGAAGAGCGCGGCGTGTACAAGAGCACCGATGGTGGTACGACCTGGAAGCGCGTGCTGTTCAAGGATGCGAAGAGCGGTGCGGTGGACATCGTCCTCGATCGTGCCAATCCTCGCGTGTTGTACGCGACACTCTGGGAAGCCTATCGCAAGGAATATCAGATGTCGTCGGGCGGCCCGGGTTCTGGTCTCTACAAGAGCACCGATGGCGGTGATACCTGGACGGAGATCACGCGCGCCAGCGGGTTGCCATCGGGTCTGGTCGGACGCATCGGTGTGGCTGTCACGGCGGCCAATCCCAATCGTGTGTACGCGCTGATCGAGAACGAGAATGGCGGGCTGTTCAAGAGCGACGACGCGGGTGCCACGTGGACGCTGATGAACAGTGACCGTAACATCCGTCAGCGGGCGTTCTACTACACGCACCTGTACGCCGATCACAAGAACGCCGATCGGGTGTACATCCAGAACGTGTCGTTCTTCCGTTCGGACGATGCCGGCAAGACCATCACGAGCATTGGACAGGGTAGCCATGCCGACTGGCATGATCTGTGGGTGGATCCGGATGATGCGGAGCACCTCGTGGCCGGCAATGACGGCGGCGGTACGGTGACGTTCAATGGCGGCAAGGCCTACACCGCGCAGGACTTCCCCACGGAGCAGTGGTATCACGTCATCACCACCAAGCACGTGCCGTTTCATGTCTGCGGATCGCAGCAGGACAACAGCACGTTGTGCACGCCGATGAACTGGAACATGGGGCGGCAGAATGCCGAGCCGGGCCAGGAGGCACAGGGTGGCGTGGCCGTGTCGTATCAGGTGGGCGGTGGTGAGCCGGGCTACATCGCGCCCGACCCGCTCGACCTGGATGTGTTCTACGCCGGCACCAACAACGGCGGATACGTGGACAAGTTCAACAAGCGCACCGGCCTCTCGCGCGAAGTGAATCCGTATCCGTGGTTTTACTCCGGCGAGCCCTCGAAGGAAATCCGCGAGCGCTGGCAGTGGACGTTCCCCATTCTGTTCTCTCAGGTCGATCCCAAGCTGCTCTTTGTGTCGTCGCAGCGCCTGTGGGCCACACGCGATGGGGGACGCACGTGGATGAACCTGAGCGGGGATCTCACGCGGCACGCGCCGGAAACGCAGGAGAAGTCGGGCGGCCCGATCACCGGTGACATGAATGGTCCCGAAGTGTACGGGACGATCTTCTCGGTGGGTCCGAGCAAGAAGGACGTGAACACGATCTTCACCGGCTCCGATGATGGTCTGGTGTTTGTCACCCGCAACTTCGGCAAGACGTGGACGAACATCACGCCGAAGGACATGCCGGACTTCGGGCGCGTCTCGCAGCTCGATGCGTCCTCGCATGATGCGGGCACCGTGTACATGTCGGTGCGTCGTCCGCTGCTCAACGATCGGGCGCCGTACATCTTCAAGACCACGGACTACGGTCGTACATGGACCAAGATCGTGAATGGCCTGGGCGCGGAGGACTACGTGCACGCCGTGCGCGAAGATCCCACCCGTCGCGGCCTGCTGTATGCCGCCACGCAACACGGCGTGTACATCTCGTACGACGACGGCGCGCAGTGGCAGCGTCTCAATCTCAACCTGCCGGATGTCCCGGTCGCGGATCTCATCGTGGAGCGCGACGAACTGGTGATTGGCACGCATGGCCGCGGCTTCTGGGTGCTGGACAACATCACCCCGCTGCGTCAGGCCACGCCGACCGTGCTGGCGGCGTCGTCGCACCTGTATGCGCCGGTGACGGGTCTGCGGTCGTCGCCTGGCGTGACGCTGAACTGGCGCTTTGCCACCAAGCCCAAGCGGGCGATGCTGGCCATTCTCGATTCCACGGGCACGGTGGTGCGTGAATACACCGGAGACACCGCTACGGCGACGGCAGGTGCAGCGGGCGGACGTCGTCGTGGCACGACGGCCACCTTCCCCATCACGGCGGGGTTGTCGCGGTTCACGTTCGATCTGCGTTCCACGGGACTGGAGAGCTTCCCGGGCATGATCCTGTGGGGGGCCGGCACGGCCGGTCCGGCACTGCCGCCCGGTCGCTACAGCGTGCGTCTGACAGCGGATGGCCAGGAGCTCAAGGCGCCGCTCACCATTCGGCGCAGTCCCCTGGTGGCCGATGTGACCGACGCCGACCTGCGGGCGCAGTATGCTTTCGGCAAGAAGGTGCGCGACAAGACCAACGAAGCGCAGCGCGCGGTGATCGAGATCCGCCGGGTGAAGGACCAGCTCACCGACCGTCTCAAGCGTGCCACCGACGATGCCGCGCTCAAGAGCAAGGGCGAGGTCCTGCGCACAAACGCGTCGGGGGTCGAAGAGAACGTGTATCAGGTGAAGAACCAGAGTGGGCAAGACCCGCTCAACTTCCCGATCAAGGTCAACAACCGCCTCGCGAATCTGTTGGCCATGGCCGAACGGGGGGATGGCACACCGGGCACCTACATGCCGGAGATCCTCGATATCCTGACCAAGGAGCTGGCGGGATATCAGCGCACGCTCGAACAGGTGTGGAAGACCGACCTGACGGCCGTCAACACCGAGCTGACGCGGCTCAAGCTGCCTCTGCTCGATCCCAAGTGCACCGTCGTGACCGGCTGCGGCGCGACGCCGTAA
- a CDS encoding SDR family oxidoreductase, producing MTASTRPVALITGASRGIGRAIALRLAPTHDLILVARDLERLQRLTEECAVIGERVRSIALDVTDFAAVADALRDVQVDVLINNAGVAHLKPFLETTPEEWHHQVDVNVHALYHVTRALLPGMMSRGVGHVCIIGSTAGRNTFVGGTCYVGTKHFVMGFAESLMLEVRDAGVGVSVITPGSVATDLFPEGTNTTWMLEPENVADAVYFAVTTPQHMLVHRLEVRPLSPKRPRPGA from the coding sequence ATGACTGCTTCTACACGTCCTGTCGCTCTGATCACCGGCGCCTCCCGGGGCATCGGCCGCGCCATCGCATTGCGTTTGGCGCCTACGCACGACCTGATCCTCGTGGCGCGCGATCTCGAACGCCTGCAGCGCCTCACCGAAGAATGTGCCGTGATCGGCGAGCGGGTGCGGAGCATCGCGCTCGACGTCACGGATTTTGCCGCGGTCGCCGATGCGCTGCGTGATGTGCAAGTGGATGTGCTCATCAACAATGCCGGCGTGGCCCACCTCAAGCCGTTCCTCGAAACCACCCCAGAGGAGTGGCATCATCAGGTGGATGTGAACGTGCACGCGCTCTATCACGTGACACGGGCGCTGTTGCCGGGCATGATGTCACGTGGCGTGGGCCATGTGTGCATCATCGGCAGCACGGCAGGGCGCAACACGTTCGTGGGTGGCACGTGTTATGTGGGCACCAAACACTTCGTGATGGGCTTCGCGGAATCGCTGATGCTGGAAGTGCGCGATGCCGGTGTGGGCGTCTCTGTCATCACGCCGGGATCGGTTGCTACCGACCTGTTTCCCGAGGGCACCAATACCACCTGGATGCTCGAGCCGGAGAATGTGGCCGACGCGGTGTACTTCGCCGTGACCACGCCGCAGCACATGCTGGTGCACCGTCTCGAGGTGCGTCCGTTGTCGCCGAAGCGCCCGCGTCCGGGTGCCTGA
- a CDS encoding GAF domain-containing protein: MDGRDLLAVREIAHAFLVAEHPTDVQQFALSRVTPLLGASFSLVMQLGADGELLRPVAQHEWPAAHRSWIGALRVRVGDGPSGLAVAERRLVEVEDLFADPTLTGWHEVAKELGFRSIIAAPLEAPEGPIGAVAFYFTDATSLRDEQRSLVRLVADQMAAATDKARRLDALRRANAALADANAELETRAAAWREAEDDRRAVETLVLDAMLALTAPVAPLAGGDGTGRDPISGDAAMRLTAVRSLARVAREYAAVTMTAAPGGALELLRDGEEVDVRALVQAAVTSWRRVAPSIPVQILEPPTLLPTLRTQTLLLQRALELLVGLGILGAATERGLVRVAIGQGQDSLSLTVGWDGRPILPTDDQPPATSSRILRIREEALSLEAHDPYLAVRQSVTAADLPMAQALVARLGGDLRLDDGRDHADGAQSITVVFPVFSGHA, translated from the coding sequence ATGGATGGACGTGACCTGCTCGCTGTGCGCGAGATTGCCCATGCGTTTCTCGTGGCCGAACACCCGACCGATGTGCAGCAGTTCGCGCTGTCGCGTGTCACCCCGCTGCTCGGCGCCTCGTTTTCGTTGGTGATGCAGTTGGGCGCCGACGGGGAATTGCTGCGCCCCGTGGCCCAGCATGAGTGGCCGGCGGCGCATCGCTCGTGGATCGGTGCGTTGCGCGTGCGTGTGGGCGATGGCCCGTCTGGCCTGGCCGTGGCCGAACGGCGGCTGGTGGAGGTGGAAGATCTGTTTGCCGATCCCACCCTGACCGGGTGGCACGAGGTGGCGAAGGAGCTGGGATTCCGGTCCATCATTGCCGCACCGTTGGAAGCGCCTGAGGGGCCGATCGGCGCGGTGGCATTCTACTTCACGGATGCGACCAGCCTGCGCGATGAACAGCGCTCATTGGTCCGTCTCGTCGCCGACCAGATGGCGGCCGCCACCGACAAGGCGCGGCGACTCGATGCGCTGCGCCGAGCCAATGCGGCACTGGCCGATGCCAACGCCGAACTCGAGACGCGCGCTGCTGCGTGGCGCGAAGCGGAAGACGATCGGCGCGCCGTGGAAACGCTGGTGCTGGATGCCATGTTGGCGTTGACCGCGCCCGTCGCACCCCTCGCTGGTGGAGACGGCACAGGGCGTGATCCGATCAGCGGCGATGCCGCGATGCGGTTGACCGCCGTGCGTTCGCTGGCCCGCGTGGCCCGCGAGTATGCGGCGGTGACCATGACCGCCGCGCCCGGTGGCGCACTGGAGTTGCTGCGTGATGGCGAAGAGGTGGATGTGCGGGCGCTGGTGCAGGCGGCGGTGACATCGTGGCGCCGCGTGGCGCCGTCGATTCCGGTGCAGATTCTGGAACCGCCCACGCTGCTTCCCACCCTGCGCACCCAGACGTTGTTGCTGCAGCGCGCGCTGGAGCTGCTGGTGGGGTTGGGCATCCTGGGAGCCGCCACCGAGCGGGGATTGGTACGGGTGGCGATCGGGCAGGGACAGGACTCTCTGTCCCTCACGGTGGGGTGGGACGGGCGTCCCATTCTCCCCACTGATGACCAACCCCCTGCGACGTCCTCACGTATACTTCGCATACGCGAGGAGGCGCTGTCACTCGAAGCGCACGATCCGTACCTTGCCGTGCGCCAGTCGGTGACCGCCGCCGACCTCCCGATGGCGCAGGCGTTGGTGGCGCGCCTGGGTGGTGACCTCCGTCTCGACGACGGGCGCGACCATGCCGACGGTGCGCAGTCGATCACGGTGGTATTTCCCGTGTTCTCCGGCCACGCGTGA
- a CDS encoding AAA family ATPase → MNTDVHALVASVQRLRAEIGKRVVGQDAVVDEILMALVAGGHALLVGVPGLAKTLMIKSLADAMALEFRRIQFTPDLVPSDITGTEILEESGGGSRAFRFVRGPVFANIVLADEINRAPPRTQAALLEAMQEHSVTAAGQTMRLPEPFFVLATQNPIEQEGTYPLPEAQLDRFLFDIRVGYPTEAEEVSILRATTGARGAPITPVFTADEALALQRAVRAMPCSELLLQYAARLVRATRPQETNVPAIVSRYVRWGAGPRAGQALILGAKAAALLAGRAAVSPADIRRVAMPVLRHRILPNFAAEADGVSAEPIIEALLSHVAAPTSAAAL, encoded by the coding sequence GTGAACACGGACGTACACGCATTGGTTGCATCGGTGCAGCGACTGCGCGCCGAAATCGGCAAGCGAGTGGTGGGACAGGATGCGGTGGTCGATGAGATCCTGATGGCGCTGGTCGCCGGTGGACACGCCTTGCTGGTGGGTGTGCCCGGTCTGGCCAAGACGCTCATGATCAAGTCGCTGGCCGATGCGATGGCGCTCGAATTCCGTCGTATCCAATTCACGCCGGATCTGGTGCCGAGCGACATCACTGGCACCGAGATCCTCGAAGAAAGTGGTGGTGGCAGTCGGGCTTTCCGCTTTGTGCGGGGGCCGGTGTTCGCCAACATCGTGCTGGCCGATGAGATCAATCGCGCGCCGCCACGCACGCAGGCCGCGTTGCTCGAAGCCATGCAGGAGCACAGCGTGACGGCCGCAGGGCAGACGATGCGTTTGCCGGAGCCGTTCTTCGTGTTGGCCACGCAGAATCCCATCGAGCAGGAAGGCACCTATCCGTTGCCTGAAGCCCAGCTCGATCGATTCCTCTTCGATATCCGTGTGGGGTATCCCACCGAAGCCGAAGAGGTCTCCATCCTGCGGGCGACCACGGGCGCCCGTGGTGCACCCATCACGCCCGTCTTTACGGCAGACGAAGCCCTCGCACTGCAACGCGCCGTGCGCGCGATGCCGTGCAGCGAATTGTTGCTGCAGTATGCGGCGCGTCTCGTACGTGCCACGCGTCCACAGGAAACGAATGTGCCGGCGATCGTCTCACGGTATGTGCGGTGGGGCGCTGGTCCGCGCGCTGGTCAGGCGCTGATTCTGGGCGCCAAGGCAGCCGCCTTGTTGGCGGGGCGGGCGGCGGTGTCACCGGCGGATATCCGTCGTGTCGCCATGCCCGTGTTGCGGCATCGTATCCTGCCAAATTTTGCGGCGGAAGCCGATGGTGTGTCGGCTGAGCCGATCATCGAGGCGCTGTTGTCGCATGTGGCGGCGCCCACGAGTGCTGCGGCACTGTAA
- a CDS encoding DUF58 domain-containing protein yields MSHGPENPAVGYGALLDAVRGLRWPARRAVGAAPPGAHRSSQRGTAGEFTEYRLYRQGDDPRALDWKLLGRSDRAFIKLSDDRALLTTWVVVDGSASMAFPEKSSGSRSKFRMACDVAIGLAAVVHASSDPIGVIVTHADGVSRMPPRTRRGAVPEIARVLDGVSCGGTDALTPTVASLSSNARIVCLTDCLGDQDALLRAAAALTAAGAQFECVHVVAAEELLLPSGAHLVRDPESAEARAEGVVLPARERTAYTQAFGAFRDATRQRWRAIGAGYTEVHTNQEPARAVRAVVVGAGSC; encoded by the coding sequence ATGTCGCACGGCCCAGAGAACCCCGCAGTGGGATATGGCGCGTTACTCGACGCGGTCCGTGGGCTTCGGTGGCCCGCGCGCCGCGCCGTGGGCGCTGCGCCTCCGGGGGCCCATCGGTCGTCGCAGCGTGGTACGGCCGGCGAGTTCACGGAGTATCGCCTGTACCGACAGGGCGATGATCCGCGCGCGCTCGATTGGAAGCTGCTGGGGCGCAGTGATCGGGCATTCATCAAGCTCAGCGACGATCGGGCTCTGCTCACGACGTGGGTGGTGGTGGACGGCAGTGCCAGCATGGCATTCCCCGAGAAGTCATCGGGCTCACGCAGCAAATTCCGTATGGCCTGTGATGTCGCCATCGGATTGGCGGCCGTCGTGCATGCGTCGAGTGACCCGATTGGTGTGATCGTCACCCACGCAGACGGTGTGTCGCGCATGCCTCCGCGCACACGACGCGGCGCGGTGCCAGAGATTGCCCGCGTACTCGACGGCGTCTCGTGTGGTGGTACGGACGCCCTCACACCCACCGTGGCGTCGCTGTCATCCAACGCCCGCATCGTTTGCCTCACCGATTGCCTCGGCGATCAGGACGCCTTGCTGCGCGCGGCGGCAGCGCTCACGGCCGCGGGGGCGCAGTTCGAGTGTGTGCACGTGGTGGCCGCCGAGGAACTTTTGCTGCCGTCAGGCGCTCATCTCGTGCGCGATCCGGAGTCTGCCGAAGCGCGCGCGGAAGGCGTGGTGCTGCCGGCCCGCGAACGCACCGCGTACACGCAGGCCTTCGGCGCCTTCCGCGATGCCACGCGCCAGCGCTGGCGCGCGATCGGGGCTGGTTACACGGAAGTGCACACGAACCAGGAACCCGCCCGTGCTGTGCGCGCGGTGGTGGTGGGCGCCGGATCGTGCTGA
- a CDS encoding DUF4175 family protein produces MNRTTPMHDGTPAAKDVDDLVAQVDGVRHALTRAQHGRALLLALGVALGVAIVMRTVTIALGASASSVVLTGVALLIGAAAWWWLRPRRSPTRAIAALWIEERQSMSPSFALVTLVEHANTPAIRQETTPLLQASQQILRGVHVGDGLQTVRWRAWRGPFAFVAAGLAVLAFSNVSHRIVPERVRRAMPAATGVPAGSDVPLGAWQVRVTPPAYVGGRVQTSGDVASIAALAGSTVEIVGDGAAPEVFSGRPESTVTVPVATQVRDGDWSARTVADSAPSTMHVARGGRSRLLVIEGRADTIPAVTLDAPARDSVFREARGTLTLAASARDDIGLTRAAFELIVSSGEGERFTVRTVAIGTTTWPNTARQRQATVRATLDIAALKLVPGDIVHLRAIARDGHPSPTRDVGSSETRVFRIAKPSEYDSVAVEPAPPPEVDKSLLSQRMLLMLTEKLDRQRPRLARADVVRESQKLARDQARLRLAVGDVIFQRLSGESSAEHAHSADDGHDHGIDQQGGKLSMNSASTNGMLEEGNDSPVVAINKPLLEAYNAMWDAGRALEQGDPHGAIPPMRLALEAIERSRAASRVYLRGRPPQVVIDIAKVRLVGKDTGMVAQRSLRSALPRRDVERDVRLVSIAQLLATRGADAGTLAITRSAARDSLALLRVETLSDAPAFAAALGRVLEALERGDDLTPLLVDARRTLGNVERAPVGRWSRVLPP; encoded by the coding sequence GTGAATCGCACCACGCCCATGCACGATGGCACGCCTGCGGCCAAGGATGTCGACGATCTGGTGGCACAGGTCGACGGGGTCCGTCATGCGTTGACGCGCGCGCAGCATGGTCGGGCACTGCTGCTTGCCCTCGGTGTCGCGCTCGGCGTCGCGATTGTCATGCGGACGGTGACCATCGCGCTCGGCGCGTCCGCGTCTTCAGTTGTGCTGACCGGTGTGGCGCTGCTGATCGGTGCGGCGGCGTGGTGGTGGTTGCGTCCGCGTCGTTCCCCCACGCGTGCCATCGCCGCGCTGTGGATCGAAGAGCGTCAGTCCATGTCACCATCGTTCGCTCTGGTGACGTTGGTCGAACACGCCAACACTCCCGCGATCCGGCAGGAGACCACACCGCTGTTGCAGGCTTCGCAGCAGATTCTGCGTGGCGTGCACGTTGGTGACGGTCTGCAAACTGTGCGGTGGCGCGCCTGGCGCGGACCGTTCGCCTTCGTGGCGGCGGGCTTGGCCGTCCTCGCATTCTCGAACGTGTCGCACCGCATCGTGCCCGAGCGCGTGCGTCGCGCGATGCCGGCCGCCACCGGTGTGCCGGCGGGCAGTGATGTGCCGCTCGGTGCCTGGCAGGTGCGCGTCACACCACCCGCGTATGTGGGTGGCCGCGTGCAAACGTCCGGGGACGTGGCATCCATTGCCGCATTGGCTGGCAGCACAGTGGAGATTGTCGGTGACGGTGCGGCTCCGGAGGTGTTTTCAGGGCGCCCAGAGTCGACGGTGACCGTGCCGGTCGCAACACAGGTGCGAGACGGCGATTGGTCCGCGCGCACCGTGGCCGACAGCGCCCCCAGCACGATGCACGTCGCGCGGGGAGGGCGAAGCCGTCTGTTGGTGATTGAAGGGCGTGCCGACACCATTCCGGCGGTCACGCTGGACGCACCAGCCCGCGACAGTGTGTTTCGTGAAGCCCGCGGCACGTTGACGCTGGCCGCGTCAGCACGTGACGACATCGGTCTCACGCGCGCGGCGTTCGAGCTCATTGTGAGTTCTGGGGAAGGCGAACGTTTCACCGTACGCACGGTGGCGATCGGCACCACGACCTGGCCCAATACGGCACGGCAGCGACAGGCCACGGTGCGGGCCACACTCGATATCGCCGCGCTCAAGCTGGTGCCAGGTGACATCGTGCACCTGCGGGCGATCGCGCGCGATGGACATCCTTCGCCAACACGGGACGTGGGCAGCAGTGAGACCCGTGTGTTCCGCATCGCCAAACCCAGCGAATACGATTCGGTGGCGGTGGAGCCTGCACCGCCGCCGGAAGTGGACAAGTCGTTGCTGAGTCAGCGCATGCTGTTGATGCTCACCGAAAAGCTCGATCGTCAGCGTCCCCGTCTGGCCCGGGCCGACGTGGTCCGTGAATCGCAGAAACTGGCGCGCGACCAGGCACGTCTGCGGTTGGCCGTCGGGGATGTGATCTTCCAGCGTCTGTCGGGTGAGTCGTCGGCGGAACATGCGCATTCAGCCGACGATGGTCATGACCACGGCATCGACCAGCAGGGTGGAAAGCTCAGCATGAACAGTGCGAGCACCAACGGCATGTTGGAGGAAGGCAACGACTCGCCGGTGGTGGCCATCAACAAGCCGCTACTCGAAGCCTACAATGCGATGTGGGACGCCGGCCGAGCCCTCGAGCAGGGAGATCCGCACGGTGCGATTCCGCCGATGCGTCTGGCGCTCGAAGCGATCGAACGGTCGCGCGCAGCTTCGCGCGTGTATCTGAGGGGACGTCCGCCGCAGGTGGTCATCGACATCGCCAAAGTTCGCCTGGTGGGCAAAGACACCGGCATGGTGGCCCAGCGGTCCCTGCGTTCGGCTTTGCCACGCCGCGATGTCGAGCGTGATGTGCGACTGGTGTCGATCGCGCAGTTGCTGGCGACCCGCGGCGCGGATGCTGGCACACTGGCCATCACGCGCAGTGCGGCCCGGGATTCGCTGGCGCTGTTGCGTGTGGAGACGCTGAGCGATGCCCCCGCATTTGCC